The sequence CGAACTTGCCGCCCACGCTGGATTCGCCGAGCACGCCGGTCAACGGCGAGCGGAACAGCAGCGAGGTCTTGCACGCCGTGGGCACGGGAAAACCGGTGAGCAGGCCGTTGGCGATCACCAGCGCCTCGTCGTCGTTGCCGTCGATGAACAGCTTGGCGCCGATACCGCCACCGCCTAGATAGAGTTTAAGATCAGCCGGGTCGACGTCGAAACGTTCGACGCCGCCCGAGCTCAGATCGATGCTGATAAACCGACCGTAGCGACTTGGCATAGCCGCAACCTCTCTTAAAAAAGGGTCAGCAAGTCGTAATGACTAGGCCTTCATGTTGCCCAGGTTGGCCAGGGCCACGGAGCCGGGGCTGATCGGCTCGGGATCGGCCATCACGTTGATGCAGGCGGTCTTGCCCGAGGCGAATGCCTCTTCCAGCGCGGGCCGGATGCCGTCGGGCTGATCCACGTACAGCCCCTTGCCGCCCAGCGCCTCGACCATCTTGTGGTAGTCCACCGGGCCGATGTGCGTGCCCGCGTCAATGGCGTGACCGATACGCAGCACCTGGCTGTGACGGATCATGCCCCAGCCCAGATCGTTGTTGATCACGACCACAGTGGGC is a genomic window of Candidatus Alcyoniella australis containing:
- a CDS encoding aldehyde ferredoxin oxidoreductase N-terminal domain-containing protein; this encodes MPSRYGRFISIDLSSGGVERFDVDPADLKLYLGGGGIGAKLFIDGNDDEALVIANGLLTGFPVPTACKTSLLFRSPLTGVLGESSVGGKF